The following proteins are co-located in the Mycolicibacterium goodii genome:
- a CDS encoding UdgX family uracil-DNA binding protein (This protein belongs to the uracil DNA glycosylase superfamily, members of which act in excision repair of DNA. However, it belongs more specifically to UdgX branch, whose founding member was found to bind uracil in DNA (where it does not belong), without cleaving it, appears to promote DNA repair by a pathway involving RecA, rather than base excision.) — translation MAGAEEFVPRTVDLSELAAAVGECRGCGLYRDATQAVFGAGGRSARMMMIGEQPGDKEDLAGLPFVGPAGRLLDRALHAADIDREQIYVTNAVKHFKFSRAAGGKRRIHKTPSRTEVVACRPWLIAEMTSVQPDVVVLLGATAAKALLGNDFRVTQHRGEVLHGPDAPGDPAMVATVHPSSLLRGPEEERESAFAGLVADLRVAGSVGLRP, via the coding sequence ATGGCGGGTGCAGAGGAGTTCGTCCCCCGCACGGTGGACCTGTCCGAACTGGCCGCCGCGGTCGGTGAGTGCCGAGGCTGTGGCCTGTATCGCGATGCCACACAGGCGGTGTTCGGCGCAGGCGGCAGATCGGCCCGCATGATGATGATCGGCGAGCAGCCCGGCGACAAGGAGGACCTTGCCGGACTGCCGTTCGTGGGGCCCGCGGGACGGCTACTCGACCGCGCCCTGCATGCCGCGGACATCGACCGCGAGCAGATCTATGTCACCAACGCCGTCAAGCATTTCAAGTTCTCCAGGGCCGCGGGTGGCAAGCGCCGCATCCACAAGACCCCCAGCCGCACCGAGGTGGTCGCGTGCCGGCCATGGCTGATCGCCGAGATGACCTCCGTGCAGCCCGATGTCGTGGTGCTGCTCGGGGCGACCGCCGCCAAGGCGTTGCTGGGCAACGACTTTCGCGTCACCCAGCACCGCGGCGAGGTGCTGCACGGTCCCGATGCCCCTGGTGATCCGGCGATGGTCGCCACCGTGCACCCGTCGTCACTGCTGCGCGGCCCGGAAGAGGAGCGCGAGTCCGCGTTCGCCGGACTGGTCGCCGACCTGCGCGTCGCCGGGTCGGTGGGGCTCAGGCCATGA
- a CDS encoding alpha/beta hydrolase: MTAVVSTIDARPDVSVGKQILHRRRSAESFALAAGCRAFVRNAVRVWAIQPNLAWPLGSIDRMVGRLPRRVNAKFVSVQLPDCTAELVCANGVNADRAVLYLHGSAFMTCGINTHRALVARLSKEADAAVLNVGYRMLPRYGLPEAIDDAVAGLRWLREQGYSSDRIVIAGDSAGGYLALATALQLSARGETPAAGIAVISPLTDLDPASKLAHRNAGRCAMFTGPALAAFAKYLHRCERRPAGRREAEAVVNPVTADLSQLPPVTVHVSADESLFADSELLAARLAEARVPCELHVWHGQVHDFPLAADLLPEGRRALRYVGDFVKQVTDVRLANVS; the protein is encoded by the coding sequence ATGACTGCCGTCGTCAGCACCATCGATGCCAGACCGGATGTGTCGGTCGGCAAGCAGATTCTGCATCGCCGCCGCAGCGCGGAGTCGTTCGCTCTCGCAGCGGGATGTCGTGCGTTCGTACGCAACGCCGTTCGGGTGTGGGCCATACAACCGAACCTGGCGTGGCCACTGGGATCCATCGACCGCATGGTCGGCCGGCTTCCCCGCCGGGTCAACGCGAAGTTCGTGTCCGTCCAATTGCCCGACTGCACAGCCGAATTGGTCTGCGCCAACGGGGTGAACGCCGATCGTGCGGTGCTGTACCTGCACGGTAGCGCGTTCATGACGTGCGGCATCAACACCCACCGCGCGCTCGTGGCGAGGCTGTCGAAGGAGGCCGACGCCGCGGTGCTCAATGTGGGATACCGCATGCTGCCCAGATACGGTCTGCCCGAGGCGATCGACGACGCGGTGGCCGGGCTGCGCTGGTTACGGGAACAGGGTTACAGCTCAGACCGGATCGTGATCGCCGGGGATTCCGCCGGTGGATATCTCGCTTTGGCGACCGCACTTCAGCTTTCGGCCCGCGGTGAGACGCCCGCAGCGGGTATCGCGGTCATCTCCCCGCTCACCGATCTCGACCCGGCGAGCAAGCTCGCACACCGCAACGCGGGCAGGTGCGCGATGTTCACCGGTCCCGCGCTCGCGGCGTTCGCGAAATACCTGCACCGCTGTGAGCGGCGCCCGGCCGGCCGCCGAGAGGCGGAAGCCGTGGTGAACCCCGTGACCGCGGATCTGTCGCAGTTGCCGCCGGTGACGGTGCACGTGAGCGCCGACGAATCGCTGTTCGCCGATTCCGAACTGCTGGCCGCCCGGCTCGCCGAGGCCCGCGTGCCGTGCGAACTGCACGTATGGCATGGGCAGGTGCATGATTTCCCGCTGGCGGCCGACCTGCTGCCCGAGGGGCGCCGGGCGCTGCGCTACGTCGGGGACTTCGTCAAACAGGTGACCGACGTCCGGCTGGCCAACGTCTCGTAA
- a CDS encoding GntR family transcriptional regulator — MPVHSEELRRRLVADINAGTPGAKLGSERDLAEKYGTSRSSLRQVLAALEEAGLVHRVIGRSGGIFISHGQVERNLSDVVGVPAFLANQGYVAGTRILSTRITTPDQTTRTALRLGPGDYVVEIQRVRLADGSPISLEQAQFAAEKFPGLLEQQLGGSLYEILESRYGLTPERADERIEAVNATSNEATLLGIKPKAALLLITRVTYDQTGMPYEFSRDLFRGDRTALAVTAKGRGIAAASNNGADHRTASVTLHRQVG, encoded by the coding sequence GTGCCAGTTCACAGCGAGGAGTTACGACGACGTCTCGTCGCCGACATCAACGCGGGAACCCCGGGTGCCAAGCTCGGCAGCGAACGCGACCTCGCCGAGAAGTACGGCACCAGCCGTTCGAGCCTGCGCCAGGTACTCGCCGCGCTGGAGGAGGCGGGCCTGGTCCACCGCGTGATCGGACGGTCCGGCGGCATCTTCATCAGCCACGGCCAGGTGGAACGCAACCTGTCCGACGTGGTGGGTGTGCCCGCCTTCCTGGCCAACCAGGGTTACGTGGCGGGCACCCGTATTCTGTCCACCCGCATCACGACACCGGACCAGACCACCCGCACCGCGCTGCGTCTCGGGCCGGGCGACTACGTCGTCGAGATCCAGCGTGTGCGGTTGGCGGACGGATCCCCGATATCCCTTGAGCAGGCCCAATTTGCGGCCGAGAAGTTCCCCGGCCTGCTCGAACAGCAGCTGGGCGGATCGCTCTACGAGATTCTGGAATCCCGGTACGGCCTGACCCCCGAACGGGCCGACGAACGCATCGAAGCCGTCAACGCCACCAGCAACGAGGCCACACTGCTCGGCATCAAGCCCAAGGCGGCCCTGCTGCTGATCACCCGGGTCACCTACGACCAGACCGGCATGCCCTACGAGTTCTCCCGGGATCTGTTCCGCGGCGACCGCACCGCGCTCGCGGTGACCGCCAAGGGCCGCGGTATCGCCGCGGCGTCGAACAACGGCGCCGACCACCGCACCGCCTCGGTGACCCTGCACCGCCAGGTCGGCTGA
- the fabG gene encoding 3-oxoacyl-ACP reductase FabG, producing the protein MFTSLQGRSAIVTGGSKGIGRGIAETFANAGVDVVITGRNQDDLDRAVADLSGAPGKVSAVRADVADPEDARRTVAEAVSRHGGLDIVCANAGIFPSGRIEELTPEALEQVLGVNFKGTVYIVQAALEALTTSGHGRVVITSSITGPITGYPGWSHYGASKAAQLGFLRTAAMELAPKKITVNAVLPGNIMTEGLDEMGQDYLDQMASAVPAGRLGSVADIGNAALFFATDEAAYITGQALVVDGGQVLPESHLAIAEL; encoded by the coding sequence ATGTTCACCTCTCTGCAGGGCCGATCGGCCATCGTCACCGGCGGTAGCAAGGGCATCGGCCGCGGCATCGCCGAGACCTTCGCCAACGCCGGCGTCGACGTCGTCATCACCGGCCGCAACCAGGACGACCTGGACCGCGCGGTCGCCGACCTGTCCGGCGCGCCGGGCAAGGTCAGCGCGGTGCGCGCCGACGTCGCCGACCCCGAGGACGCCCGCCGCACCGTGGCCGAGGCCGTCTCCCGCCACGGCGGGCTCGACATCGTGTGCGCCAACGCCGGCATCTTCCCGTCGGGCCGCATCGAGGAACTCACGCCCGAGGCCCTCGAGCAGGTCCTCGGCGTCAACTTCAAGGGCACCGTCTACATCGTGCAGGCCGCGCTCGAGGCGCTGACCACCAGCGGCCATGGTCGCGTCGTCATCACCTCCTCGATCACCGGCCCCATCACCGGATACCCCGGCTGGTCGCACTACGGGGCGAGCAAGGCCGCCCAGCTCGGCTTCCTGCGCACCGCGGCCATGGAACTGGCACCGAAGAAGATCACGGTCAACGCGGTGCTCCCCGGCAACATCATGACCGAGGGGCTCGACGAAATGGGCCAGGACTATCTCGACCAAATGGCGTCCGCGGTCCCCGCCGGACGGCTGGGATCGGTCGCGGACATCGGCAACGCCGCGCTGTTCTTCGCGACCGACGAGGCTGCCTACATCACCGGTCAGGCGCTGGTCGTCGACGGTGGCCAGGTGCTGCCCGAATCGCATCTCGCGATCGCCGAGCTGTAG
- a CDS encoding phosphotransferase enzyme family protein, with translation MGVITDDVTIAQRALAAYDVSPDATLQLLNLSENATYLVTDGEQRSILRVHRQDYHQPHEIESELDWLAALRADSDITVPTVVPARDGRRVVTVGPEEPGGPPRHVVHFEMVGGAEPDEESLTLDDFQTLGRITAALHEHSQRWTRPAGFGRFSWDWERCLGDTPRWGRWQDAEGVGPSETELLGRAQDLLRRKLEDYGTGADRYGLIHADLRLANLLVDSSAPERKITVIDFDDCGFGWFFYDFGTAVSFIEDDPRLPQWQESWVRGYRSRRELPAADEAMLPSFVFLRRLLLLAWMGSHTHSRESATKAISYAAGSCELAERYLSSDGLRLT, from the coding sequence ATGGGCGTGATCACCGATGACGTAACCATCGCGCAGCGGGCCCTGGCCGCCTACGACGTCTCCCCCGACGCGACGCTGCAACTGCTCAACCTGTCCGAGAACGCGACGTACCTGGTCACCGACGGCGAGCAGCGGTCGATCCTGCGGGTGCACCGGCAGGACTACCACCAGCCGCACGAGATCGAATCGGAACTCGACTGGCTGGCGGCCCTCCGCGCCGACAGCGACATCACGGTGCCCACGGTGGTGCCCGCGCGCGACGGCCGCCGGGTGGTCACCGTCGGCCCCGAGGAGCCCGGTGGGCCACCGCGTCACGTCGTGCACTTCGAGATGGTCGGCGGCGCCGAACCCGACGAGGAGTCGTTGACCCTCGACGACTTCCAGACCCTGGGCCGCATCACCGCGGCCTTACACGAGCACTCGCAGCGGTGGACCCGGCCCGCCGGCTTCGGCAGGTTCTCGTGGGACTGGGAACGCTGCCTCGGCGACACACCGCGCTGGGGGCGGTGGCAGGACGCCGAGGGCGTCGGCCCTTCGGAGACCGAACTGCTGGGACGCGCGCAGGATCTGCTGCGTCGCAAACTGGAGGACTACGGCACCGGGGCCGACCGCTACGGGTTGATCCACGCCGACCTGCGGCTGGCCAACCTGCTCGTGGATTCCTCGGCGCCGGAACGCAAGATCACCGTGATCGACTTCGACGACTGCGGATTCGGTTGGTTCTTCTACGATTTCGGCACCGCGGTGTCGTTCATCGAGGACGATCCGAGATTGCCGCAGTGGCAGGAGTCCTGGGTGCGGGGATACCGCTCCCGCCGGGAACTCCCCGCGGCCGACGAGGCGATGCTGCCGTCGTTCGTGTTCCTGCGCCGGCTGCTGCTGCTGGCCTGGATGGGCAGCCACACCCACTCCCGGGAATCCGCCACCAAGGCGATCAGCTACGCCGCGGGCAGCTGCGAGCTCGCCGAACGCTATCTGTCCTCCGACGGACTGCGGCTCACCTGA
- a CDS encoding microcompartment protein produces MAAPEAQTAVRGVEEGTGIRTQIRVYLLVEDLQRQFAAYLGTPTRARGYPPYEGEHALIVEVSPALAIERVIDLALRAVPGVQPGILYVERQFGVLEIHSASLDDVRRAGEAILAGTGNKAEDQLRPRVLFHDIITDITDQHAVILNRNRQASMILPGQSLLVYEMTPALFAAVAANEAERVAPGLTVVDVQMIGAAGRLYIGGSTDEVTVARDRITAVLGAIEGQEH; encoded by the coding sequence ATGGCCGCACCGGAAGCCCAGACGGCAGTCCGCGGCGTCGAGGAGGGCACCGGGATCCGTACCCAGATCCGCGTCTACCTGCTCGTCGAAGACCTGCAGCGGCAGTTCGCGGCCTACCTCGGCACCCCGACCCGGGCCCGCGGCTATCCGCCGTACGAGGGGGAGCACGCGCTCATCGTCGAGGTGTCGCCCGCGCTCGCGATCGAGCGGGTGATCGACCTGGCGCTCCGCGCGGTACCCGGCGTGCAGCCCGGAATCCTGTACGTCGAGCGGCAATTCGGCGTCCTGGAGATCCACTCGGCCAGCCTCGACGATGTGCGTCGGGCCGGCGAGGCGATCCTGGCGGGCACCGGCAACAAGGCCGAGGACCAGCTGCGCCCGCGGGTGCTCTTCCACGACATCATCACCGACATCACCGATCAGCACGCGGTGATCCTCAACCGCAACCGGCAGGCGTCGATGATCCTGCCGGGGCAGTCGCTGCTGGTGTACGAGATGACCCCGGCGCTGTTCGCGGCGGTGGCGGCCAACGAGGCCGAGCGCGTCGCCCCCGGGCTCACCGTGGTCGACGTGCAGATGATCGGCGCGGCCGGGCGCCTCTACATCGGTGGCAGCACCGACGAGGTGACGGTGGCTCGCGATCGCATCACCGCCGTGTTGGGGGCGATCGAAGGGCAGGAACACTGA
- a CDS encoding BMC domain-containing protein: MSSNAIGLIETKGYVAALAAADAMVKAANVTITDRQQVGDGLVAVIVTGEVGAVKAATEAGAETASQVGELVSVHVIPRPHGELGAHFSVTSK; the protein is encoded by the coding sequence ATGTCCAGCAACGCAATCGGATTGATCGAAACCAAGGGTTACGTGGCCGCCCTGGCCGCCGCCGACGCCATGGTCAAGGCCGCCAACGTCACCATCACCGACCGGCAGCAGGTCGGCGACGGGCTCGTCGCGGTGATCGTCACGGGCGAGGTCGGCGCCGTCAAGGCCGCGACCGAAGCGGGCGCCGAAACCGCCTCGCAGGTCGGCGAACTCGTGAGTGTGCACGTGATCCCGCGCCCGCACGGCGAACTCGGCGCGCACTTCTCGGTCACCAGCAAGTAG
- a CDS encoding EutN/CcmL family microcompartment protein, whose amino-acid sequence MLRATVTGNVWSTRRIEGIPAGAFLEVEVEGTGSRLIAFDVLGSGVGEHVLIAQGSVASSWFTGTPPPIDALVIGSIDTGSTGNPAE is encoded by the coding sequence GTGTTGAGAGCGACCGTCACCGGCAATGTGTGGTCGACGCGCCGGATCGAGGGCATACCGGCCGGCGCGTTCCTGGAGGTCGAGGTCGAGGGCACCGGCAGCCGGCTGATCGCCTTCGACGTCCTCGGCAGCGGCGTGGGCGAGCACGTCCTGATCGCCCAGGGCTCGGTGGCGTCGAGTTGGTTCACCGGAACGCCACCGCCGATCGATGCCCTCGTCATCGGCTCCATCGACACCGGATCAACTGGCAACCCCGCCGAGTAA
- a CDS encoding BMC domain-containing protein, which yields MAELRSFIFIDRLQPQTMSYLGTWIKGALPRANMAAQIIEVAPGLDIEGVTDVALKHAEVKAGILVVERQFGYLEFHGETGAVKAAADAALDYLGGDPDAALRPQILASRIISSIDHQHAFLINRNKIGSMVLPGESLFVLEVAPASYAILATNEAEKAADIKVVDFRMIGATGRVYLAGAEADVRGAADAARAALAVLQGA from the coding sequence GTGGCAGAACTACGTTCGTTCATCTTCATCGACCGGCTGCAGCCGCAGACCATGTCGTACCTGGGCACCTGGATCAAAGGTGCGCTGCCCCGGGCCAACATGGCCGCCCAGATCATCGAGGTGGCACCGGGACTCGACATCGAGGGCGTGACCGACGTGGCGCTCAAGCACGCCGAGGTGAAGGCGGGCATCCTGGTGGTCGAGCGGCAGTTCGGCTACCTGGAGTTCCACGGCGAGACCGGCGCGGTCAAGGCCGCCGCCGACGCCGCGCTGGACTACCTCGGTGGTGATCCCGACGCCGCGTTGCGACCGCAGATCCTGGCCTCGCGCATCATCTCCAGCATCGACCACCAGCACGCATTCCTGATCAACCGCAACAAGATCGGGTCGATGGTGCTGCCGGGCGAGTCGCTGTTCGTGCTGGAGGTCGCGCCCGCGTCGTACGCCATCCTGGCCACCAACGAGGCCGAGAAGGCCGCCGACATCAAGGTCGTGGACTTCCGGATGATCGGCGCCACCGGGCGCGTGTACCTCGCAGGCGCCGAGGCCGACGTCCGGGGCGCCGCCGACGCCGCCCGTGCCGCGCTCGCCGTCCTGCAGGGTGCGTGA
- a CDS encoding aldehyde dehydrogenase family protein, translated as MLERARWAAAAYADYDAATVQRIVTAVAQAAHAQAERFAAEAVAETGMGVVADKIRKNQACSQGIVEYYRAGIDGGEYVSPRIDPDRKIVELPRPAGVVLALTPTTNPVATVYFKTILALMTRNAVVVAPHPRAARCSADAARVLADAAVAAGAPDGVVQVVDEPSIPLVQALMSDERTDVIVATGGTAVVRAAYSSGNPALGVGPGNVPVLVDASADITAAARRIVDSKAFDNSVLCTNESVLIAEDAIADKLGAALTRAGAHLLDEDGARRLRAYMFPDGHLNTDVVGRDAAWIAGQAGLRVTPKTRVLVAPFGHVIAEEMLAHEKLSPVLGMTTVADAARGIRAARAVVRIGGAGHSAAIHSENPVVITDFAAQVPVLRVAVNVGNSTGSAGLETNLAPSMTIGTGFVGRSSIGENLQPHNLVNWTRIAYNSDPGVVMGNFAGIDPWRAPTGAVPAYPRASNDRDGAVMQPARPRTAHHNGSRTTDLNLEALRAELRALVVEELAQLIKR; from the coding sequence ATGCTCGAACGCGCGCGTTGGGCCGCCGCGGCCTACGCCGACTACGACGCGGCGACGGTGCAGCGCATCGTCACCGCCGTGGCCCAGGCAGCCCATGCGCAGGCCGAGCGGTTCGCCGCCGAGGCGGTGGCCGAGACCGGCATGGGCGTGGTGGCCGACAAGATCCGCAAGAACCAGGCCTGTTCGCAGGGCATCGTCGAGTACTACCGGGCGGGCATCGACGGCGGGGAGTACGTATCGCCCCGGATCGATCCCGACCGCAAGATCGTCGAACTCCCCCGCCCGGCGGGTGTGGTGCTGGCCCTGACCCCCACCACGAATCCCGTTGCCACGGTGTACTTCAAGACCATCCTGGCGCTGATGACCCGCAACGCCGTCGTCGTCGCACCCCACCCGCGGGCCGCGCGGTGCTCGGCCGACGCCGCACGGGTGCTGGCCGACGCCGCGGTGGCGGCCGGGGCGCCCGACGGTGTGGTGCAGGTGGTCGACGAGCCGTCGATCCCGCTGGTGCAGGCCCTCATGTCCGATGAACGCACCGACGTCATCGTCGCCACCGGCGGCACGGCCGTGGTGCGTGCGGCGTACTCCTCGGGCAACCCGGCACTCGGCGTGGGTCCCGGCAATGTCCCGGTGCTCGTCGACGCCAGCGCCGACATCACCGCCGCGGCACGGCGCATCGTCGACAGCAAGGCCTTCGACAACTCGGTGCTGTGCACCAACGAATCGGTGCTGATCGCCGAGGACGCCATCGCCGACAAGCTCGGCGCCGCGCTCACCCGCGCGGGTGCGCACCTCCTCGACGAGGACGGGGCTCGGCGGCTGCGCGCGTACATGTTCCCCGACGGTCACCTCAACACCGACGTGGTCGGACGCGACGCCGCATGGATCGCCGGTCAGGCCGGGTTGCGGGTCACCCCCAAGACACGTGTGCTCGTCGCGCCGTTCGGCCACGTGATCGCCGAGGAGATGCTGGCCCACGAGAAGCTGTCCCCAGTGCTCGGCATGACCACGGTGGCCGATGCGGCGCGTGGCATCCGCGCGGCCCGCGCGGTGGTGCGCATCGGCGGGGCCGGGCACTCGGCCGCCATCCACAGCGAGAACCCGGTTGTGATCACCGATTTCGCGGCCCAGGTGCCGGTGCTACGGGTTGCGGTGAACGTCGGCAACAGCACCGGCAGCGCGGGTCTGGAGACCAACCTCGCACCGTCGATGACGATCGGCACCGGCTTCGTCGGTCGCAGCTCGATCGGCGAGAACCTGCAGCCGCACAACCTGGTGAACTGGACCCGCATCGCCTACAACAGCGATCCGGGCGTCGTCATGGGCAACTTCGCGGGCATCGACCCGTGGCGCGCACCCACCGGGGCCGTGCCTGCCTATCCGCGCGCCTCCAACGACCGCGACGGCGCCGTCATGCAACCGGCCCGACCGCGCACCGCTCACCACAATGGCTCCCGTACAACGGATCTCAACTTGGAAGCGCTGCGCGCCGAACTGCGCGCGCTGGTCGTCGAAGAACTCGCCCAACTGATCAAGAGGTGA
- a CDS encoding aspartate aminotransferase family protein — MYDYGTFAFATKADVLDQAKTFWNPDKTQFWTDSGVDLVIDRREGYFLWDMSGRRLIDLHLNGGTYNVGHRNPEVIQAISEGMAHFDVGNHHFPSVARTALAQRLVETAPASIKKVAFGSGGGEAIDIALKSARHGTQRRKIVSVIKAYHGHTGLAVATGDDRFAKLFLADRPDEFIQVPFGDIGAMEAALAGGDVAAVIMETIPATYGFPLPPPGYLEAVKALTEKHGTLYIADEVQTGLMRTGELWGITKHGIDPDIIVTGKGLSGGMYPISAVLLGERAAQWLDQDGFGHISTFGGAELGCVAAIKTLEICTRPEVRSMVHYIADIFDVGLRRIQADNPDWFVGIRQNGVVIGLEFDHPEGAKFVMRELYENGVWAIFSTLDPRVLQFKPGLLLSRELCEDVLDRLEVAVGRARATVTGRRNG; from the coding sequence ATGTACGACTACGGCACGTTTGCGTTCGCAACCAAAGCCGATGTGCTGGACCAGGCCAAGACGTTCTGGAATCCGGACAAGACCCAGTTCTGGACCGACTCGGGCGTCGACCTGGTGATCGACCGTCGCGAGGGGTACTTCCTGTGGGACATGAGCGGCCGCCGCCTGATCGACCTGCACCTCAACGGCGGAACCTACAACGTCGGTCACCGCAATCCCGAAGTGATACAGGCGATCTCGGAGGGGATGGCGCACTTCGACGTCGGCAACCACCACTTCCCCTCGGTGGCGAGGACCGCGCTCGCGCAGCGACTCGTCGAGACCGCACCGGCGTCGATCAAGAAGGTCGCGTTCGGCTCCGGCGGTGGCGAGGCCATCGACATCGCGCTCAAGAGCGCGCGGCACGGCACCCAGCGACGCAAGATCGTCTCGGTCATCAAGGCCTACCACGGGCACACCGGCCTCGCGGTCGCCACCGGTGACGACCGGTTCGCCAAACTGTTCCTCGCCGACCGGCCCGACGAGTTCATCCAGGTGCCGTTCGGCGACATCGGCGCCATGGAAGCCGCGCTCGCCGGCGGCGACGTGGCCGCGGTGATCATGGAGACCATCCCGGCGACGTACGGATTCCCGCTCCCCCCGCCGGGCTATCTCGAAGCGGTCAAGGCCCTCACCGAGAAGCACGGCACGCTCTACATCGCCGACGAGGTGCAGACCGGCCTGATGCGCACGGGCGAACTGTGGGGCATCACCAAGCACGGCATCGACCCGGACATCATCGTGACCGGCAAGGGCCTCTCGGGCGGCATGTACCCGATCTCGGCGGTGCTGCTCGGCGAGCGCGCCGCGCAGTGGCTCGACCAGGACGGGTTCGGTCACATCTCGACCTTCGGCGGCGCCGAACTGGGATGCGTCGCGGCGATCAAGACCCTGGAAATCTGCACCAGGCCCGAGGTGCGCTCGATGGTGCACTACATCGCCGACATCTTCGACGTCGGGTTGCGCCGCATCCAGGCCGACAATCCCGACTGGTTCGTCGGCATCAGACAGAACGGTGTGGTGATCGGACTCGAGTTCGACCACCCCGAAGGCGCCAAGTTCGTGATGCGCGAACTCTACGAGAACGGGGTGTGGGCGATCTTCTCGACGCTCGATCCCCGTGTGCTGCAGTTCAAACCGGGCCTGTTGCTGTCCCGCGAATTGTGCGAGGACGTACTGGACCGCCTCGAGGTTGCGGTGGGCCGGGCGCGGGCGACTGTCACCGGACGGAGGAACGGGTGA